From Dendropsophus ebraccatus isolate aDenEbr1 chromosome 2, aDenEbr1.pat, whole genome shotgun sequence, a single genomic window includes:
- the KBTBD2 gene encoding kelch repeat and BTB domain-containing protein 2 encodes MSTQDERQINTEYAVSLLEQLKLFYEQQLLTDIVLIVEGTEFPCHKMVLATCSSYFRAMFMSGLSESKQTHVHLRNVDAASLQIIITYAYTGNLAINESTVEQLYETACFLQVDDVLQLCREYLIKKVNAKNCVRLMSFADLFSCEELKQSAKRMVEHKFTSVYRQDAFMQLSSELLIDLVSSDNLNVEKEETVREAAMSWLDYNTVSRSQYLSTVLSHLRIDALSEVIQREWFQGLPPNDKSVVVQGLYKSMPRFFKPRLGMTKEEMIIIIEAALENPGCYSTICYSPQAEKVYKLCNPPSELLKVGAVVSPDNDIYIAGGQVPLKNAKSNHNKPGKIQATFRSVNSFYWLDAQQNTWIPKTPMLCVRVKPSLVWCDGYIYAIGGDSVGGELNRRTVERYDCEKDEWTLVSPLPSAFQWSLAVVVHDCIYVMAYNLTYCFIPRSGIWVEMAKRQSSRCFASAAAFDGKIFYLGGLQTDNNSGVRLPSSTLDGSSVAVEVYDVHKNEWYMAANIPAKRFADPCVRAVVISNSLCVFIRETHMNEKAKYAIYQYDMDLDQWFLRQQISERVLWDLGKEFRCTVGKLYPSCLEVSPWKPLTHVFSQDGADDFELDGNMVTLPPV; translated from the exons ATGTCCACCCAGGACGAAAGGCAGATCAATACTGAATATGCAGTCTCCTTACTGGAACAGCTGAAATTGTTCTATGAACAGCAGCTACTAACTGACATAGTGTTAATTGTGGAGGGCACTGAGTTTCCATGTCACAAAATGGTTCTTGCTACATGTAGCTCCTATTTCAG GGCAATGTTTATGAGTGGACTGAGTGAAAGTAAGCAAACCCATGTACACTTAAGAAACGTGGATGCGGCTTCTTTGCAGATTATTATAACATATGCATACACGGGTAATTTGGCAATAAATGAAAGCACTGTAGAGCAGCTATATGAGACTGCATGCTTCTTACAG GTGGACGATGTTCTGCAACTCTGTAgagaatatttaattaaaaaagtcAACGCCAAAAACTGTGTCCGGCTGATGAGCTTTGCTGACCTATTTAGCTGTGAAGAGTTGAAGCAGAGCGCCAAAAGAATGGTAGAACACAAGTTTACCAGTGTGTATCGTCAGGATGCATTTATGCAGCTATCAAGTGAACTTTTGATAGATCTTGTAAGCAGTGACAATCTGAATGTGGAAAAGGAAGAGACTGTTAGAGAGGCCGCAATGTCATGGCTAGATTACAACACAGTGTCACGCTCACAATACTTGTCCACCGTGCTAAGCCACCTACGTATTGATGCTCTATCTGAGGTAATCCAGCGGGAATGGTTCCAAGGTTTACCACCAAATGATAAGTCTGTAGTAGTTCAAGGACTTTACAAATCAATGCCCAGATTCTTTAAACCAAGGCTTGGCATGACAAAAGAggagatgataataataatagaagCGGCTCTGGAAAACCCTGGTTGTTACTCCACAATCTGTTACAGTCCTCAAGCAGAGAAGGTTTACAAGCTTTGCAACCCACCCTCTGAGCTACTTAAAGTGGGGGCTGTTGTGTCTCCTGATAATGATATTTACATTGCTGGAGGGCAAGTGCCCTTAAAGAATGCCAAAAGCAATCATAACAAGCCAGGCAAAATTCAGGCTACTTTTCGGAGTGTAAATAGTTTTTATTGGCTTGATGCCCAGCAGAATACTTGGATTCCAAAGACACCCATGTTATGTGTTCGTGTAAAGCCTTCGCTGGTGTGGTGTGATGGATACATCTATGCAATAGGAGGTGATAGTGTTGGCGGAGAACTTAATCGAAGGACCGTGGAAAGATATGACTGTGAGAAGGATGAGTGGACATTGGTGAGCCCTCTTCCAAGTGCATTTCAGTGGAGTCTTGCTGTCGTAGTGCATGATTGCATTTATGTCATGGCATATAACCTGACATACTGCTTCATTCCACGGTCTGGTATTTGGGTAGAAATGGCCAAGAGGCAATCTAGCAGGTGCTTTGCATCTGCTGCAGCCTTTGACGGCAAAATCTTCTACCTCGGAGGCCTGCAAACAGACAACAATTCTGGTGTACGGCTGCCATCCAGCACTTTGGATGGTTCTTCCGTTGCAGTTGAAGTGTACGATGTGCATAAGAATGAATGGTACATGGCAGCCAATATTCCCGCCAAACGATTTGCTGATCCCTGTGTTCGAGCAGTGGTCATCTCAAATTCCTTGTGTGTTTTTATCAGAGAGACACACATGAACGAAAAAGCAAAATACGCCATTTATCAATATGACATGGACCTTGACCAGTGGTTTTTGCGTCAGCAGATTTCTGAGCGTGTGCTGTGGGACTTGGGAAAAGAGTTTCGATGCACTGTAGGAAAACTCTACCCATCATGTCTAGAAGTATCTCCATGGAAACCCCTAACACATGTTTTTTCACAAGATGGTGCAGATGACTTTGAACTTGATGGAAACATGGTTACATTACCCCCAGTATAG